Within the Amaranthus tricolor cultivar Red isolate AtriRed21 chromosome 15, ASM2621246v1, whole genome shotgun sequence genome, the region CCCTGATTTTCCATAAGGAACTAGAGATCAGTTTGGGGAGGATAGGTACAGATGATTCATAGAACTTTTCAACAATCTCCTTATTGGGGAAAGAACAAACAATTGACCATTTCCATATAACATCATCTGTTTTATCCATTCGTGGTGTTATTTGTTCAATAAGGATTTTTAATCTTTCGAGATCCTCCATTTCCCAATCATAAAGGCGTGTTTTCCAATTTAAATTCCATAACAAAACACCATTATGCCAAAGACCCATCTGACTAATAAAAGCATTATCTTGTAAAGAGATAGCAAAAAGTCTAGGGAAAGAAGTTTTTAACGGACCTAAATCACACAATCTATCGTGCCAAAACAGAATGGAGTTCCCATTTCCCACACTCAATTGCATTCCATCTTCgacaatttttctaaatttgaGCGTATGTGCGTGACATATCAATAATTGTGCCCAAATGCCTTCTTTGACTGCTCCAAATGACTCAGAAGATGCCTTCAACCCTTTGATGTTGTAGATAGACATAAGAATTTGTTTCCACTAGGTGAAATCAACCTCCAAGAATCTCTACCACCATTTGAACAACAGAACAAGAAAGAACAAGGTGCAATTAACGTAAGTCTATCCGCTCTCGAGAGGATTTTTTCCTTCCATAAGGATAGTTTATTCTGGATCTTTGTCAATACGGGTTTTCGGGCTGCGCATTTTTTCATGGTTTCACCAAGAGGGAGCCTGATGCGAATATGGGGTTGAATGCTTCAAGAACCCATTAATTCCCTACAAGAACAATGCCAAGAACAATCTTGACACAATGAAACACACATAAAATCCTTCTGTTTGTATGAAACAGAAGGTGACTAAAACAATTCCTTGGAATGGTTTTATGTCGTGGATAGAGACAATTGACCTTCACCCAGCCACTGGCCTCTTACTCACACTCAAATTAAGATTCGGTCTCTTAATTCTCGTGGAAAACAACTGAATAGcctctttgcttcactcacaaagaaaaCACTCAGGGATGTAATTGCACACAATTACTTGTATGAACTTTATTACTCAAATCTGAATTGCATGATACAATGAGAGGGTCCCTTTATATAGgactctaacggctagtttcGGGTGTCTAACAAAAATAACTAACCCCGTGCCTACTTATTAAAGCGTGTGCAATATAAAGACTTTAAACAGAATCATAAAATAGCTTTAATACACTGGAATCAACCATTATCAATAAACTGGCGAGCACACGACCTTGCAGCTGTTCTTGTGGGCTCTGTGGGGACTCTCAGCATTGTCTTTGAGTCTTGGCATCTTGTTTCATGTATAAAGATGCCTTTTACTGAATTTCCACGCTCATTCATGCACCAGGATAGGCTCTCCATGGctcgcaaggtgggctggtAGACAGATGGATGCTATGCTTGTTCTGTTGTTTGTATGCACTAAATTAGCCTTCTGTTCTGTCTGATGTTTGTTGGAAGGCTTCTTTTTGCTTCTTCTTGATCTTGTCATGCTTCCATGTTCATGATTAGCCCATCTTGAAGATGATCTTCCTTAATCTTCAAGAAAAAGCCAGCAAGTTCAGTAGGCTCAGTAGGCTTAGCAAGTGTATTGATACAATCATGCTCTTCTTGCTTCGTCTTGGATTGTAGGCTATCCATAATTGTATCAATCCCTCCTTCTTTAAACAAAATTGTCCTCAATTTTTCGTTGCCTTGATGCCTTCTTATGTCATCAAGGTTGAAAGCCTTAGAGATCTCATAGTTATTCAAGAGGTTTAAATGTATCCATGCCAAAGTGCCTTCTTGCAGTTCCTCATATTTGATGTCTTCTTTTGTTTTGGTACTGCATTGTGCCTTTCCTTTGGTGAAAGTTAGTTTGCTTGTTTTTTGCAGTTGCAGCATCCCTACAGGTTGTTGAACATCTGTATGGTACCTGCAATAAAAAGGAATGTCAACAATTGTGTCTCCTATGAAATAAAAGCCGCTCACATCACAGTATGCAGATGAATTTTTCAAATGCAGGTCGTTCAATTCACCATCATCAACAGACATAGGTTTAATCAACTTAGGGTTTAATGCTACATCCTCTAATGATtttaatgctttgttttgcTGTTGAATTTGATggtcactaattttttttaatgaacagATGCACAGATTCTCTCCCATTCTAAACTTCTTTGTAACAGTCATCCTTAGTCAGAACATAGTTTGCTTTCTTCTGTTTTTTAGGAGCAACAATGGTCTTACATGGGTTTAGGGATATAAGGTCTTTTAGCTTTCCATTATGTTCGATGGTATAGATGTTAGTAAACCCATTATGTATGGAGTGTTTAGCGTGCTGCCAAGGCCTACCTAACAGTATGTGAAACACATTCATGTCCAATACATTACACAACATTTCATCATTGTAAGAACCTATTCAAAAGCTAACTAAGCATTTCTTCTTTACAAAACCTTCAGCCTTATTGTCTAACCATCGTAGCTTGTATGGATTAGGGTGGTCAATAATGTTCAATTTCAGATTGCACTAGTTGGTGGCTCACACAATTGGTCTCGCTTCACCCATCAATGAGAAGGTTGCAAACTCTACCCTGAACCCTGCATTTGGTCTGAAATACACTCTCCCTCTGATCAGTTTGTTTTCCCTTTGGTGTGGCGTGGAAGTTTCTCCTTATAAGTAAATGATAGCTACCTTCTTCAGGGTACAACAACTCTCTTTGCTCTCCCTCTGACTCACGTCCCTCAGTGTCACTTGGTTTAGTTCTTTGCAAAGTGCCAAGATTGGTCAGTATGTAGGAGCCATCTGATTCTTCTGTGGGTGTTGGTGGTAGTATAACCTTTTCCTCCCCATCCTTGGCTACTAGCATAGCTCTAGGTCCTCTCTCCCTGCAGTCCACTCAATGTTTGTGAAAGCTCATGCATTAGGACACTCATTTCTGTAGTGTCCATGGccatgacacttaaaacataTCACATCTTTCATAGGTACATTGGTTTTGTCCCTGGTTCTGTTTGGTGCTGTTGGTTGTGAGATTCTGCTGTTTATGCTGGTACCTAGTTCCTCTCTTGCTGCATTACTTACTATGCTGAGTTTAAGGAGTGTAGGTACATCTTTCATTAGGACACTAGCAATATTTTTCTTAGAGTATTTCTCATACGTAAGTGCACTACTACAGGCTGTGTCAAGGGTCAAATGCTACATCACCTCTAGCTTCTCCCTCAAATCCTCTCTCAGGCCTCCTATGAACTTGCCTATCTTCATCTCCTCTGGTTCATTAACATCACAAAGAACAGATAGCTTCTCCCACTCTTGTATGTAATCAGCTACTATCCTATTGCCTTGCCTAAGTGTACTCCACTGCACAAAGAGCTGTTGCCTATATAAGGAAGGTACATACTTCTTCCTGAGGTGTTTCCTTAGCTTAGCCCAGGTGTTAATCTTTCCCTGTTCTCCCTCCTTCTTTGTTTCTGAACTCCCTCAAGCCATATGGCAGCTAGCTTGGTTAACTTGATCTTGGCTAGTTTGTATTGCTTCTCTTCAGAGGTTTCTTTGAATTCAACGTACCAATCTAGCCTAGCTTCCCACTCCAAGTAATCGTCAGGATTGTGGGTTATTCccccaaaatcagaaacatcTATCCTAAGTGTTTTATCCTCTGTGTTTCTTTCGTGATTGTGTATGGGTATTCCCCTCTCCTGTTGGTTCATCTCAAGTCTAGTCACAGTGTGTGTGAGTTGTTGAATGGCAAGGGCCATTTCAGCAAACCTCTCATCTATGCTCATGATGTTCTTGATACCACAATGCAAGAATTTTTCAGAAACAAAAACAAACGCACAAACACAAAACCTTAATTTTTCAGAATGAATTTCGTAAATCAGATTGTTATGATCATTTTTCCTTAAAGCAATCATAATATCCAATGGTCTACAAacaaattctatccatttcctATCAGATATCACCTCCACAACAATCAGGGATTGAATTACAAGAATCAAAATCGTATATATCAATTTCCTCAGCGAAGACTCAATGTTCGAACGTTCACAATACAAATGTCATCAAATTCTCAACAAGCATTACATTCAGGACATTGAAGAGTTGaatttaatgaattaattgacaaaatttgatatgtataATGACTCAGAAACAAATTATCAGAAACCAATTTGATGCACATTCATTCATGCGATAATCAGATTTTCAGAAATTTTCATTCCTCAATCAAATTCATACAATGACAAGATACAATGCGTATTGCTTAATCACAAATGAGTAATTAACAAAGAAAGAttgaattatgaaattataagatTGAATACGTACCTGTATTGTGAAATTGAAACAAAATTGCACAATACCTGATTTTACTGATCACCCTTACCAGAACGTGAGTATTGACCTTCGTTACCTGGCTTTCCTTGTCTCTTTTTGTTCGTGTCCCTTCTTAGAAcacagctctgataccacgttGATGCGAATATGGGGTTGAATGTTTCAAGAACCCGTTAATTCCCTCCAAGAACAATGCCAAGAACAATCTTGACACAATGAAACACACACAAAAGCCTTCTGTTTGTATGAAACAAAGGTGACTAGAACAATTCTTTGGaatggttctatgtcgtggataGAGACAATTGACCTTCACTCAGCCactggcctcttcctcacactcaaattaagattcactctcttaatTCTCGTGGAAAACAACTGAATACcctctttgcttcactcacaaagaaaaCACTCAGGGATGTAATTGCACATAATTACTTGAATGAACTTTATTACTCAAATCTGAATTGCATGATACAGTGAGGGGGTCCCTTTAGATAGgactctaacggctagtttgggGTGTCTAACAAACATAACTAACTCTGTGCCTACTTATTAAAGCGCGTGCAATACAAAGAATTtaaacaaaatcataaaatagCTTTAATACACTAGAATCAGCCATTATCAATAAACTGGCAAGCACACGACCTTGCAGCTGTTCTTGTGGGCTCTATGAAGACTCTCAGCATTGTCTTTGAGTCTTGGCATCTTGTTTCATGTATAAAGATGCCTTTCTCTGAATTTCCACGCTCATTCATGCACTAGGCTAGGCTCTCCATGGctcgcaaggtgggctggtAGACAGATGGATGCTCTGCTTGTTCTGTTGTTTGTATGCACTGAATCAGCCTTCTGTTCTGTCTGATGTTTGTTGGAAGGCTTCCCTTTGCTTCTTCTTGATCTTGCCATGCTTCCATGTTCGTGATTAGTCCATCTTGAAGATGATCTTCCTTAATCTTCAAGCAAAAGCCAGCAAGTTCAGTGGGCCTAGTAGGCTTAGCAAGTGTATTGATACAATCATGCTCTTCTTGCTTCGTCTTGGATTGTAGGCTATCCATAATTGTATCAGATGCCAAGATAAGTAAATGGACAGACTGAGTGATGGCATCCATTCTCAAAAGCAAGTCTGCTAGCCCACTCTAGGTCATCAAAACTCTAAGTGATGATGTTAGATTTTACTATAATTCATCCTCAAGCCATGCATTATAGCAAAAACATCCAAAATTCGGAAATAGTACGTGACAACAGCTGTACTCCTTGGAACAAAAATCAAAGTGTTATCCGCGAATTGAAGATGTTTCAATCGGACCTTTTCTTTACCAATTTGGACAGCTTCGATCAGATTCAAGTCTTCAGCCTTTCtcaacatgcaaacaagagcTTTAATGACTAGGATGAACAGGTAAGGCGATAGTGGATCACCTTGTCTCAATCCCTTTTCCATCTTGAAAGGCTTTAAAGGAGACACATTAAGCAAGATAGATATGGAGGCCAAGCAGACACATCCCATAATCCAGATGATCGATTTCCAGTGAAAAACCCATCTTCATCATAAAAAGCTTCAAGAATGACCAATTTACTGAATCATACGCCTTCTAAAAATCAAGCTTTAGAAGTGCACcatgaattctttttttctttaaccACCTAATAGCTTCATTTGTAACTAGAACACCAAGGATTTGTCTATCCATCACAAAAGCGTTATGTGATTCATCAATGAGAGAAGCAATCACTTGCTTGAGTCTAAGGGAGAGGAGTTTAGACATAACTTTATACAGTGTACCCATTATACTTATTTGTCTATAATCCTCAATAGAGCAAGGATCCATAATCTTGGGAATCAAAGTAACCCAGGTTACATTGATTGCCTTGGCCGACCCACTAAAGTCCAGGAAATCCAAAACAAATTCATAAATCTGCTCATTGATCACATCCCACATTTCTCTAATAAATTTGAAGTTGTACCCATCAAAACCAGGTGCTTTATCCGTACCACAGGCCCATACCGCATTCTTAACTTCATCCCTCGTTGGTCTAGATTCCAAAAATCTAACTTGATCAGCAGATTTTTTCAAGTGATGTCCCATATCAAAGTCCAGAGCACGATTATGTTCCTGTGAAAATCTATCAGCaaagtaaaaacttatttctcTTTTGAGGTTTGAAACACCGTGGACTGTTCTCCTATTGATTTCAAGCTGAACtatctcatttttctttcttctgaTTACAGTTGAGGCATGGATGAACTTATTATTATGATCTATCATATTAAAGCCATAAGACCAAGCTTTCTGTCTCCAAAGTCTTTCCCTTCTAAGAAACCATGATTGTAGGTGGTTCTGTGCAGCACACAATCTAGCAATGTCCATAACATCTAGGTCTCTTTCTTCTCCAATTTTTTGTAATTCATGGATTACATTTTCAAGGTTgctaattttaaaatcaaattgtcCAAAATTCTCCTTACTCCAATGATACAATTATGGATAGCTTACAAACCAAGACAAAACAAGATGAACATAATTGTATCAAAACACTAGCTAAGCCCAATGACTTTGCATGTACTAAGCCTAATGAGCCTACTGAATGTGCTGACTTCTACTTGGACTTCTATTTGAGAATTAAGGGAAATCATCTTCAATCTGGACTAAACATAACCAAGGAAGCATGGCAAGATCAAGAAGGAACAAGAGGAAGTCTCCCAACAGCAACTAAGCAGAACAAAGGGAACAGAAGACTGGACCCAAGCCCACAAGCAGCAGAATAACCAGCACATCGAACTGTCTGCCAGCCCATCTTGCGAGCCATGGAGAGTCTAGCCTGGTGCATGAATGGGAGTGGAAATTCCAAGGAAGGCATCTTTATACATGAGACAAGAAGCCCAGACCCAAGGATAATGATGATAGTCCTCACAGAATCCACGAGAACAGCTGCAAGGTCGTGTGCTCGTCAGTTTCTAGATAATGGCTGATTCCAGTGTATTGAAGctattttatgtttctgttttaatgTCTTTGTATTACACGCGCTTTAATAAATAGGCACGGAGTTAGTTAAGTTTGTTAGACTCCTAAAACCAGCTGTTAGAGTCCTATATAAAGGGACCCCCTCATTGTATCATACATTCTCAGTTTTGGTTAATGAATTTTCATTCAAAGTAATTGTGTGCAATTACATCCCTGAGTGTTTTCTttttgagtgaagcaaagagGGTATTCAGTTGTTTCCACGAGAattaagagagtgaatcttaatttgagtgtgaggaagaggccagtGGCTGAGTAAAGGTCAATTGTCTCtatccacgacatagaaccattCCAAGGAATTGTTCTAGTCACCttctgttttcatacaaaacagaagGCTTTGTGTGTGTTTCATTGTGCCAAGATTGTTCTTGGCATTGTTCTTGGAAAGATTAATCGAGTTCTTGGAGCATTCAATCCTATATTCGCATCATCCAATTCCTCATGGGACCCTTCAAAGCTCTTAACTTACTATTCAAATGAAGATTAGGGAGATCTTTCCATTCCTTACAAACGAATCTTTTGAAATCCGAATTCAGAAACCAGGCATCGAAGCATCTAAAAGGCTTTGGACCCCAATTCAAAGTTTTCTTCATCAACAAAACAAGTGGATTATGGTCCGAGAAACACTTCTTTAATCCCTCAAGTCTCAAATCAAGAAATTTTATTAACCAGTCATTATTACACAAACCCCGATCTAACCTGCTATGTGATTCATTCATACTCCATGCATATTTGAGTCCATATAGAGGAATGTCGATGAGGTATAAGTCATGATTCCAATCCAAGAATTCTCTTATGCTCAGATCATATCTAAATTGTCCAATTCTTTCACACGGGtgcataatttcattaaaatccCCTAGCAACAGAGGTTTATTGATGGATTGAATAAGGCTTTTCAACCAATCATACATAAGGCTTTTCCCCCCTCTATCGTTATGGCTATATATAATCCCCACACAACACATAAAATTAACACTAGTTATACAGCCTTCTAGCAAGATCCATCTATCCccaatatgtttttagagacaTTAAATTTTGTCGGATCTCATACTATAATAATGCCTCCGCTATGCGTTTCCGAAGCCGAAGATTCACACCACTCATGCTCATCACAACCCCACAATCTTTTTACTCTTCTTCTAATGGAATTTCTATGCTTCGTCTCCACTAGACCCATGAAAGATATctttcatttattaattaaattcctaATAGTAATACATTTCTCACCCTAACCTAACCCCCTAATattccaaaaaagaaaattcattggcaaaaaaattaaagaacacCAAGAGAAAAACTCACTAGCCACCCCCTTAAGTGTTGCTCTCGTCCATGATGAGCAGTCTCTTAGATCTTCTTAACTTCGTAATGACTGCCCCTCATCATCAGTTGACAACCCAAGTAACTTCGCAGTGTTTCATGTTTTATGAGCTTCCATGATGCTTTTCAAAGGGAAAGGATTAACGCGAATAGGACCTGGATGTGAGCAAGAAATTTTTTCGGTCTACCACGAGGTCTTTTAGTTGAAATATCAGCCAAAGTATCAGTCACACCTAGGGACCCACAACAGGTATCCATATCTGGGCCGTCAGACCCACCCGTGCCCATATAATTTTGGTTGCATTGTATATTGGCAAGCTCCACAGTTGCAATGGGGTCAAACTAATCACCACATAAAGGAGCAACAGGATCGGAATAATGCACACCCAACTTCAATAGAGGGATTTACACAATTTTGCATACTCTTAACCGGATTTTCAATAGGGAAACCAAGCCTATCTTCCACATTCTCTAGTGAGTCACTAACCCATTTAATCGGTTTCGAGGTCAAACTCGACTTACTAACATCCACCTTTGCTTCCCAGTTCCTATTCAAAAAAGGTTTTGGAATAGAGCAAGAGCATTGGTGAATCTCCTTCACCCACACATCAAATTCACCATGATCAGAAAGCAATCTAATCCTAGCGTCAATTTTATTTTGAGCTTTGGTCCATACAAGCATACGAGCATGGGTGAGGCTAACCATATTCTCAGTGTTATGATCAAGACACACAACAGGACCCCATTTTTCACCAATCTTTTTAATGTTTTCCAAGCTCCAACATTTCGCTGGGATTCCAAAACATTCAATCCAAACACAACATTCACTAAAATACTCACCCTCCGACCATCTACGTAAGTCATCAAACAAGTTCCAGAGTTCACTGGATTCATCCAAGGCATTTATAACATCATCCTCGAATGAAAAGAAGAGCATTATTTTATAGGCGGAAAGGAGCTTCATACCCATTACCGGCGTGTTTGAACTCGAGATTTTGGACTTTATGACAACCGGATCACATACCTCCGCCTTCTCCGCAATAACAGCCACGTCTAGTTTCTTCACCACATCTTGGTTTTCATCAACATTCAACGTAAATAAAACAGGGGTAATATTTTTTGCGTTTTCCGGcgaccttt harbors:
- the LOC130801116 gene encoding uncharacterized protein LOC130801116, with translation MDIARLCAAQNHLQSWFLRRERLWRQKAWSYGFNMIDHNNKFIHASTVIRRKKNEIVQLEINRRTVHGVSNLKREISFYFADRFSQEHNRALDFDMGHHLKKSADQVRFLESRPTRDEVKNAVWACGTDKAPGFDGYNFKFIREMWDVINEQIYEFVLDFLDFSGSAKAINVTWVTLIPKIMDPCSIEDYRQISIMGTLYKVMSKLLSLRLKQVIASLIDESHNAFVMDRQILGVLVTNEAIRWLKKKRIHGALLKLDF